From Dreissena polymorpha isolate Duluth1 chromosome 15, UMN_Dpol_1.0, whole genome shotgun sequence, a single genomic window includes:
- the LOC127860174 gene encoding succinate dehydrogenase assembly factor 3, mitochondrial-like — protein sequence MASHVMQVRALYKAVLRLHRGLPYNLQAMGDQYVKDEFRRHKTCSKTEAKIFMDEWTKYYLTLAKQLSKRKKKQTVGQHLGPELLENFTDEQVAQLHELFSVATQKSETGEPS from the exons ATGGCTAGTCATGTGATGCAGGTTCGAGCCCTGTACAAGGCAGTTCTACGACTCCATCGAGGTCTGCCGTACAATCTGCAGGCCATGGGAGACCAGTATGTTAAGGATGAGTTCAGGAGACACAAAACATGCTCGAAAACGGAAGCTAAAATATTTATGGATGAGTGGacg AAATACTATCTCACACTGGCCAAGCAGTTGTCAAAGAGAAAGAAGAAGCAGACAGTGGGCCAGCATTTGGGTCCAGAGCTTCTTGAAAACTTTACAGATGAACAAGTGGCTCAGTTGCATGAACTCTTTAGTGTGGCAACTCAAAAATCTGAAACTGGTGAACCTTCTTGA